A window from Drosophila miranda strain MSH22 chromosome Y unlocalized genomic scaffold, D.miranda_PacBio2.1 Contig_Y2_pilon, whole genome shotgun sequence encodes these proteins:
- the LOC117192214 gene encoding uncharacterized protein LOC117192214 has protein sequence MKVSGTKVSAPRKTATNKTMETTAGQRETRGEQVATHNEVIPTKKRISWANQANLQEQTARRISEQQGPELSWAKQVEDEESDRDVLDLNPERPTPEPETQKPIQRGTIPGEWEVPEKFELATTAIELVKAKLHDRPKHTQRRFKLRNEKQEACWVKIGRAGDVRISAWFQTKSIGDAPLGKEGGV, from the coding sequence ATGAAAGTATCAGGAACAAAGGTGTCAGCACCAaggaaaacagcaacaaacaaaacgatggaaaccaCGGCAGGACAGCGCGAGACTCGAGGAGAACAAGTAGCAACGCACAATGAAGTAATCCCAACAAAAAAGAGGATCAGCTGGGCAAACCAGGCCAACCTACAGGAACAAACGGCACGAAGAATCAGCGAACAACAAGGCCCGGAACTTTCCTGGGCAAAACAAGTGGAAGACGAAGAGTCCGACCGggacgtgctagacctaaacCCCGAGCGGCCAACACCAGAACCGGAAACCCAGAAACCCATCCAGAGAGGCACCATCCCGGGCGAATGGGAGGTCCCGGAAAAATTCGAACTAGCGACCACGGCGATCGAACTAGTCAAAGCAAAACTCCACGACCGCCCAAAACACACTCAACGACGGTTCAAACTACGGAACGAGAAACAGGAGGCGTGTTGGGTGAAGATCGGCCGAGCTGGAGATGTCCGCATCAGCGCATGGTTCCAAACAAAGTCAATTGGCGACGCTCCACTGGGAAAGGAGGGGGGAGTGTGA